In the Diachasmimorpha longicaudata isolate KC_UGA_2023 chromosome 1, iyDiaLong2, whole genome shotgun sequence genome, one interval contains:
- the LOC135160537 gene encoding cyclin-dependent kinase 1: MENFTKVEKIGEGTYGVVYKGKHKKTGEIVAMKKIRLESDDEGIPSTAIREISLLKELKHPNIVGLIDVLMEESRLYLIFEYLTMDLKKYMDTLGSETLIPTETVKSYLYQITRAVLFCHTRRVLHRDLKPQNLLIDARGGIKVADFGLGRAFGIPVRVYTHEVVTLWYRAPEILLGTTRYTCAIDVWSIGCIFAEMATKKPLFQGDSEIDQLFRIFRVLKTPTEENWPGVTQLADYKATFPNWTTNNLGNQVKPLNEKGLDLLQAMLVYNPEKRISARAALEHPYFKDLDLSKLPPT; this comes from the exons ATGGAGAACTTCACGAAGGTCGAGAAGATTGGCGAGG GGACCTATGGCGTCGTCTACAAGGGGAAACACAAGAAAACTGGGGAAATTGTTGCCATGAAGAAAATTCGTCTCGAGAGCGATGATGAGGGCATACCATCCACAGCTATACGTGAGATTTCGTTGCTGAAGGAGTTGAAACATCCGAACATCGTGGGACTGATTGATGTGCTCATGGAAGAGTCTAGACTGTATCTCATCTTTGAGTATCTCACGATGgatcttaaaaaatatatggatACTCTGGGGAGTGAAACATTAATCCCTACCGAGACAGTTAAATCATATTTGTACCAG ATTACACGAGCTGTGCTCTTCTGCCACACACGACGAGTCCTCCATCGTGACTTGAAACCCCAAAATCTTCTCATCGACGCACGTGGGGGAATAAAAGTCGCTGATTTTGGTTTGGGAAGGGCATTTGGTATTCCAGTGAGAGTCTACACACATGAGGTCGTTACCCTGTGGTACAGAGCCCCAGAGATCCTCCTAGGCACCACCAGGTACACATGTGCCATCGATGTCTGGAGCATAGGCTGCATCTTCGCTGAAATGGCGACGAAAAAACCATTGTTCCAAGGGGACAGTGAAATTGATCAATTGTTCAGAATATTCCG TGTCTTGAAAACACCTACTGAAGAAAATTGGCCTGGTGTTACTCAACTAGCGGATTACAAAGCCACATTTCCCAACTGGACGACAAATAATTTAGGAAATCAGGTGAAGCCGCTGAACGAGAAGGGTCTCGATCTCCTCCAGGCGATGCTCGTCTACAATCCAGAGAAACGTATTTCAGCACGTGCAGCTCTCGAACACCCGTACTTCAAGGATCTAGATCTCAGTAAACTTCCGCCGACGTGA
- the LOC135160443 gene encoding ran-binding protein 3: MADCTESTEDFNGPRPPIIMKFDAPEETSENSANDKTEEQSVEDSSKTPSSPYSNSAPKIHSPVLTASKFGNSFGISEFRKLSSSVLKPSSLLRPSQLTPLATNSPSTSLTSKDSSNPFTKVTDGALFDENGEEATKSSEDTAETNSETKKPEEGPKFLPLGTSSKEHQDNSVNSAVTANSSASSFVFGQNLKERVTVTKQNDNDNTENEEQEETIKEEKSNENGASELLFSSAAAVCRSTSRPGLTLTQAAQEIEEANRANKRKYNQVTPLTGEEEETNVLQINCKLFAFDKATSSWQERGRGTLRLNDRDDESRLVGRATGTQRLILNTKVWPGMTAELAGPKSLRLTAMDVHGDIRIFIVQAAPKEVDQLHNLLMQRLKRAKERQPKKLATEH; this comes from the exons ATGGCGGACTGCACGG AGAGTACGGAGGACTTCAATGGGCCCAGGCCGCCGATAATCATGAAGTTCGACGCACCGGAGGAAACCAGTGAAAACTCAGCTAATG ACAAAACTGAGGAACAATCAGTTGAGGACAGTTCCAAGACGCCATCCTCGCCCTACTCCAACTCCGCCCCCAAAATCCATA GTCCAGTACTGACAGCCTCAAAATTCGGCAACTCTTTCGGCATAAGTGAATTCCGTAAATTATCGTCCTCAGTTTTGAAACCATCGAGTCTTCTCCGGCCCTCCCAACTGACTCCATTAGCAACAAATTCTCCCAGCACATCCCTGACGTCCAAGGACTCATCGAATCCATTCACTAAAGTAACAGACGGTGCATTATTCGATGAAAACGGCGAGGAGGCCACAAAATCGAGTGAGGACACCGCAGAGACTAATAGCGAAACGAAGAAACCAGAGGAGGGCCCAAAATTCCTGCCCCTGGGGACAAGCTCCAAGGAGCACCAAGACAACAGTGTAAATAGTGCAGTGACAGCCAACTCGTCGGCCTCCAGCTTTGTCTTTGGTCAGAACCTCAAGGAGAGGGTGACTGTGACGAAACAGAATGACAACGATAATACAGAGAATGAAGAGCAGGAGGAGACCATCAAGGAAGAAAAGAGCAATGAGAATGGAGCCTCTGAGTTGCTGTTCTCCAGTGCCGCTGCCGTATGTCGAAGCACTAGCAGACCTGGACTCACTCTGACTCAGGCCGCCCAGGAGATCGAGGAGGCTAATCGCGCTAACAAGAGGAAGTACAATCAGGTTACTCCACTCACAGGAGAGGAAGAGGAGACCAATGTTCTTCAGATCAATTGTAAACTGTTTGCCTTCGACAAG GCAACTAGCAGTTGGCAAGAGCGAGGGCGAGGTACCCTCCGGTTGAACGACCGTGACGATGAGTCTCGGCTCGTTGGGCGTGCAACAGGAACTCAACGACTCATATTGAATACTAAAGTATGGCCTGGAATGACAGCTGAACTCGCTGGACCAAAATCACTGAGGTTAACTGCCATGGATGTTCACGGTGACATTAGAATTTTCATTGTGCAAGCCGCCCCTAAAGAAGTCGATCAGCTGCACAATCTTCTAATGCAACGGCTCAAACGTGCAAAGGAACGTCAGCCAAAAAAACTGGCCACTGAACACTGA